Proteins from a genomic interval of Vicinamibacterales bacterium:
- a CDS encoding response regulator, translated as MTTDQRANGKAEILIAEDSPTQAVQLAHLLEQNGYSVTTAANGREALASIERHKPALVITDIVMPELDGYGLCKAIKADEQLKGIPVMLLTTLSDPRDLIRGLECGADNFLRKPYDERYLLSRIDYLLMNLALRKNQKMQMGMEIDLGGQKHFISSERQQILDLLISTYEQAIEINSELKQREKDLAHSSEVLAALYRIAEGLNRAGTEREVVETVLERAMELPGIQAGWISLREGESGFRLGGARNLPPALEAAGAMEGDCACRRRLVSGELDHVTNIMACERLGKATGDTRGLCYHAAVPLWLGDRTLGVMNLVGPEKGLFNEAELKILYGVGNQVAVALERAHLHEHLERLVHERTAALEAEIVERKRIEKEQARLVAIIEATPDLVATGGPNGHVLYYNRAGLRMLGFEPGLDPSTVRFLDTHPEWAAKLVAETGIPHAIEHGAWSGETALLRRDGHEIPVSQAIIAHKRPDGSVEYLSTIARDITQQKKHEKIITRLNRVYAVLSGINTTIVRTRDRQELFDEACRIAVEEGEFRLAWIGLLDANGVDVMPVARAGVDEGYLDSIQLTARDGAPDRCELLAWALREKTAVVCNDIDTDPRMARWRADALPRGYRSVVVFPLQFGDKVLGVLALYASETNFFDTKEMQLLTELAGDVSFALDHIDADESRHLQSAALNAAANAIVVTDRSGTIEWVNRAFTALTGYAAVDVLGKNSRILKSDKHDRAFYQSLWDTVLSGRTWRAEITNRRKDGSLYSEDLSITPVLSESGAITHFVAVKEDITERLQLQAQFRQAQKMESVGQLASGIAHDFNNLLTVINGMADLVLEQVSQDDPVHADVREIHRAGERAATLTRQLLAFSRQQLLEPRVMDFNTVVAGMESLLRRLLGEDIDLVIVPAPGLGTVKADPGQIEQVITNLAVNARDAMPQGGRLTIETQNVTIDEDDARQRGATGWSGPYVLLAVSDGGAGMDEATRTRVFEPFFTTKGPGKGTGLGLSTVYGIVKQSHGFIWVDSEVGRGTSFKIYLPQVTTGAASTARPGPTVVSSSGTEAVLLVEDNVALSMLATRVLERAGYTVLGAATGEEALRLLERHEEPVHLLLSDVVMPGMSGRQLSEQLAQTHPGMKVLYMSGYTGDTIVRHGVLEAQTPFLNKPFTATALLRKVREVLDL; from the coding sequence AGCGACACAAGCCCGCGCTGGTGATCACCGACATCGTGATGCCGGAGCTGGATGGTTACGGCTTGTGCAAGGCGATCAAGGCCGACGAGCAACTGAAGGGCATCCCGGTCATGCTGCTGACCACGCTCTCCGATCCGCGGGACCTCATCCGCGGGTTGGAGTGCGGCGCGGACAATTTCCTGCGCAAGCCGTACGACGAGCGCTACCTGCTCTCGCGCATCGACTACCTGCTGATGAATCTTGCGCTGCGCAAGAACCAGAAGATGCAGATGGGCATGGAGATCGACCTGGGAGGTCAGAAGCATTTCATCAGTTCCGAACGGCAACAGATCCTGGACTTGCTGATCTCGACCTACGAGCAGGCGATCGAGATCAACAGCGAACTCAAGCAGCGGGAAAAGGACCTGGCGCATTCCAGCGAAGTGCTTGCCGCCCTGTACCGTATCGCGGAAGGCCTCAATCGCGCGGGCACTGAACGGGAGGTGGTGGAGACCGTGCTGGAGCGGGCGATGGAGCTGCCGGGGATCCAGGCCGGCTGGATCTCCCTGCGGGAGGGAGAGTCGGGCTTCCGGCTGGGCGGCGCTCGCAACCTGCCGCCGGCGCTCGAGGCCGCCGGCGCCATGGAGGGGGATTGCGCCTGCCGTCGCCGGCTCGTCTCCGGCGAACTCGACCACGTAACCAACATCATGGCCTGCGAACGCCTCGGCAAGGCAACCGGCGACACGCGCGGCCTGTGCTACCACGCCGCCGTTCCATTGTGGCTTGGCGACCGGACACTGGGCGTGATGAATCTCGTCGGGCCGGAAAAGGGACTGTTCAATGAAGCGGAACTGAAGATCCTGTACGGCGTCGGCAACCAGGTGGCGGTGGCGCTGGAGCGGGCGCATCTGCACGAACATCTGGAGCGCTTGGTGCACGAGAGAACCGCTGCGCTCGAAGCGGAGATCGTGGAAAGAAAGCGTATCGAGAAAGAACAGGCCCGGCTGGTGGCGATCATCGAGGCGACACCGGACCTGGTAGCCACGGGTGGCCCAAATGGTCATGTGCTCTACTACAACCGGGCGGGGCTGCGGATGCTCGGGTTCGAGCCGGGGCTGGATCCGTCGACGGTACGCTTTCTTGACACCCATCCGGAGTGGGCGGCGAAGCTGGTGGCGGAGACCGGGATTCCCCACGCCATCGAGCATGGCGCCTGGAGCGGGGAAACGGCACTGCTCCGGCGTGATGGTCACGAAATCCCCGTTTCCCAGGCGATCATTGCGCACAAGAGACCCGACGGATCGGTGGAGTACCTGTCCACCATCGCGCGCGACATCACGCAGCAAAAGAAGCACGAAAAGATCATCACCCGCCTGAACCGCGTGTATGCCGTCCTGAGCGGCATCAACACGACGATCGTTCGCACGCGGGATCGGCAGGAGCTGTTCGATGAGGCGTGCCGCATCGCGGTGGAAGAAGGCGAGTTCAGGTTGGCCTGGATCGGCCTGCTCGACGCCAATGGCGTGGACGTGATGCCCGTGGCCAGGGCGGGCGTCGACGAAGGTTACCTCGACAGTATCCAACTGACGGCCAGGGATGGTGCGCCCGACCGCTGCGAGCTGTTGGCGTGGGCGTTGCGGGAAAAGACGGCCGTCGTCTGCAACGATATCGACACCGATCCGCGGATGGCGCGCTGGCGCGCGGACGCGCTGCCGCGCGGCTATCGGTCGGTGGTCGTGTTCCCACTGCAATTCGGCGATAAGGTATTGGGCGTCCTCGCGCTCTACGCATCGGAAACGAATTTCTTCGACACGAAGGAGATGCAGCTGCTCACCGAGCTCGCCGGTGACGTCTCGTTTGCGCTCGATCACATCGATGCGGACGAATCCCGGCACCTGCAGAGCGCCGCCCTGAACGCCGCCGCCAATGCCATCGTTGTCACCGACCGCTCCGGCACAATCGAATGGGTGAATCGCGCCTTCACGGCGCTCACCGGTTACGCCGCGGTCGACGTCCTTGGCAAGAACTCCCGGATCCTCAAGTCCGACAAGCACGATCGGGCGTTCTATCAGTCGCTGTGGGACACGGTTCTTTCCGGACGGACGTGGCGCGCCGAGATCACCAACCGCCGCAAAGATGGCAGCCTGTATAGCGAGGACCTGTCCATCACGCCGGTCTTGAGTGAGTCCGGCGCCATCACGCACTTCGTCGCGGTCAAAGAAGACATCACCGAGCGCTTGCAGCTCCAGGCCCAGTTCCGTCAGGCGCAGAAAATGGAAAGTGTGGGGCAGCTCGCCAGCGGCATTGCGCACGATTTCAACAACCTGCTTACCGTGATCAACGGGATGGCGGACCTGGTGCTGGAGCAGGTCAGTCAAGACGATCCGGTACACGCGGATGTGCGGGAGATTCACCGAGCCGGCGAGCGAGCCGCCACGTTGACCCGCCAGCTGCTGGCCTTCAGCCGCCAGCAGCTGCTGGAGCCACGGGTCATGGACTTCAACACGGTCGTCGCCGGGATGGAGAGTCTGCTCCGGCGTCTACTCGGCGAGGACATCGACCTGGTGATCGTGCCGGCACCAGGCTTGGGCACCGTCAAGGCGGACCCCGGGCAAATCGAGCAAGTGATCACCAACCTGGCCGTGAATGCGCGAGACGCCATGCCGCAGGGCGGCCGGCTGACCATCGAAACGCAGAACGTCACGATCGACGAAGACGATGCCCGCCAGCGCGGTGCGACCGGGTGGTCCGGACCGTATGTACTGCTGGCCGTGAGTGACGGCGGCGCCGGCATGGACGAGGCCACCCGCACGCGCGTCTTCGAGCCGTTTTTCACCACCAAGGGTCCGGGCAAGGGCACGGGGCTGGGGCTGTCGACCGTGTACGGCATCGTCAAGCAGAGCCACGGGTTCATCTGGGTGGATAGCGAAGTCGGCCGGGGGACCAGCTTCAAGATCTATTTGCCACAGGTGACGACCGGGGCAGCGAGCACCGCCCGACCGGGGCCGACCGTGGTGTCCAGTTCCGGCACCGAAGCCGTCCTCCTCGTGGAAGATAACGTCGCGCTCAGCATGTTGGCCACGCGTGTGCTCGAACGCGCCGGCTACACCGTGCTCGGGGCGGCCACGGGCGAGGAAGCGCTGCGCCTGCTGGAACGTCATGAGGAACCGGTCCACCTCCTGCTCAGCGATGTGGTGATGCCCGGCATGAGCGGCCGGCAACTCTCGGAGCAGCTCGCGCAGACTCATCCGGGAATGAAGGTGCTCTACATGTCCGGCTACACGGGCGACACCATCGTGCGACACGGGGTGTTGGAGGCGCAGACGCCGTTCCTCAACAAACCGTTCACCGCGACGGCGTTGCTCCGAAAGGTTCGGGAGGTGCTGGATTTGTAG
- a CDS encoding radical SAM protein, which produces MQPHPKGPRAHVLLSSVFKPFAQDDEYGSRAINPVELYHNQVTREQGPFSLRMFHRTWSLMLLQQNISAPCTVLDFPTREGFVRELTAHQYDVVGLTGIIVNVGKIREMCRLVREHSPHSTLIVGGHVTAIPGIEQMIDADHIVKGEGVAWLRAFLGEDSEHRIAHPLIPSSFSFRLMGLPAPRGGGNAAATIIPSVGCPMGCNFCTTSEFFGGKGKMVTFLERGEDVFRVMCEAEQHLGARAFFMMDENFLLYKKRALELLELMKAHGKSWSLYVFSSANAIRKYDVRQLVELGVEWIWLGLESSGSQYQKLKGADTQALASELQSHGIRVHGSTIIGLEHHTPGNIDAVIEHAVAHETVFHQFMLYTPVPGTPLYREVEAEGRLLEGVDLADIHGQFKFNFRHAAISRDQSKSFLDRAFRRDFELNGPSLYRLIASMLTGWRRYRDDPDPRVRARVRGEAAQLRLGYGAALWAMEKYLRESNRVVSDRIADLRVQIEREVGGLAPVIDRLVGPMLLWSARRDARLAPAGRVLEPRTFVDRRSGRE; this is translated from the coding sequence ATGCAGCCACACCCCAAGGGCCCGCGCGCCCACGTGCTCCTCTCTTCGGTCTTCAAGCCGTTCGCGCAAGATGACGAATACGGCAGCCGGGCCATCAACCCGGTCGAGCTCTACCACAACCAGGTCACACGCGAGCAGGGGCCGTTCTCGCTCCGCATGTTCCATCGCACCTGGAGCCTGATGCTGCTGCAGCAGAACATCTCGGCACCGTGCACGGTGCTCGATTTCCCCACCCGCGAGGGCTTCGTGCGCGAGTTGACCGCGCACCAGTACGACGTGGTCGGGCTCACCGGCATCATCGTCAATGTCGGCAAGATTCGCGAGATGTGCCGGCTGGTCCGTGAGCACTCTCCCCACTCAACCCTGATCGTGGGCGGTCACGTCACCGCGATCCCCGGCATCGAGCAGATGATCGACGCCGATCACATCGTCAAGGGCGAGGGCGTCGCGTGGCTGCGGGCGTTTCTCGGCGAGGACAGCGAACACCGGATCGCGCATCCCTTGATTCCGTCGTCGTTCAGCTTCCGGCTGATGGGCCTGCCGGCGCCTCGCGGCGGCGGCAACGCCGCGGCCACCATCATCCCGTCGGTCGGGTGTCCGATGGGCTGCAACTTCTGCACGACCTCCGAGTTCTTCGGCGGCAAGGGCAAGATGGTGACGTTCCTCGAGCGCGGCGAAGACGTGTTCCGCGTGATGTGCGAGGCGGAACAGCACCTGGGCGCCCGCGCGTTCTTCATGATGGACGAGAATTTCCTCCTCTATAAGAAGCGGGCCCTCGAGCTGCTCGAGCTGATGAAGGCCCACGGCAAGTCCTGGTCGCTGTATGTGTTCTCGTCGGCGAACGCCATCCGCAAGTACGACGTGCGCCAGCTCGTGGAGCTGGGCGTGGAGTGGATCTGGCTCGGGCTGGAATCCTCCGGCAGCCAGTACCAAAAACTCAAGGGCGCCGATACGCAGGCACTGGCGAGCGAGCTCCAGTCGCACGGCATTCGCGTGCACGGCTCCACCATCATCGGCCTCGAGCACCACACGCCCGGCAACATCGACGCGGTCATCGAGCACGCCGTGGCGCACGAAACGGTGTTTCACCAGTTCATGCTCTACACGCCGGTGCCGGGCACGCCGCTCTACCGCGAGGTCGAAGCGGAGGGGCGGCTCCTCGAGGGCGTGGACCTGGCCGACATCCACGGCCAGTTCAAGTTCAACTTCCGGCACGCCGCGATCTCCCGCGATCAGTCGAAGAGCTTTCTCGACCGCGCGTTCCGCCGCGACTTCGAGCTGAACGGCCCGAGCCTGTACCGGCTGATTGCCAGCATGCTCACAGGCTGGCGGCGCTATCGTGACGACCCCGACCCCCGCGTGCGGGCGCGCGTGCGAGGGGAGGCCGCGCAGTTGCGACTGGGATACGGAGCGGCCCTCTGGGCGATGGAGAAATACCTGAGGGAGTCGAACCGCGTGGTCAGCGACCGGATCGCCGACTTGCGGGTGCAAATCGAACGCGAGGTCGGCGGGTTGGCGCCGGTGATCGATCGGCTGGTGGGTCCGATGCTCTTGTGGAGCGCCCGCCGCGACGCCCGCCTTGCCCCGGCCGGCCGTGTGCTGGAGCCCCGCACATTTGTGGATCGGCGAAGCGGGCGCGAATGA